In one window of Fulvia fulva chromosome 5, complete sequence DNA:
- a CDS encoding putative pectate lyase A, protein MKQTFSLALAALSSIAYALPATQVKRADDGPVGYASQNGGTTGGAGGTTTTVSSLAQFTKAVTADEATVVYVKGTIKGSAQTKVSSDTSILGLDSSSGLEGISLYIKDVSNVIVRNLAISKVLADNGDAIGIQKATNVWIDHMDLSSDMDNGKDYYDGLCDVTHASDWVTISNTYFHDHYKVSLVGHSDSNADEDTGHLTVTYANNYWSNTNSRIPSIRFGTAHIFNSYYDSADTGVNTRMGAEVLVESTVFTGVKYPVCSRDSDETGSAVTKDVDFGSGENTAPKGSLTSMPYKYTLLGSAKVKAAVVGTAGNTLTLG, encoded by the exons ATGAAGCAGACTTTCTCTCTCGCCCTGGCGGCGCTTTCTTCTATTGCTTATGCACTTCCAGCGACACAGGTCAAGAGAGCCGACGATGGTCCTGTCGGTTACGCTTCGCAGAACGGCGG CACCACTGGTGGTGCCGGCGGCACAACTACCACCGTCTCCTCGCTCGCTCAGTTCACCAAGGCCGTCACTGCAGACGAGGCCACCGTCGTCTACGTCAAGGGCACCATCAAGGGCTCTGCGCAGACCAAGGTCTCCAGCGACACTTCCATCCTAGGTCTCGACTCCAGCTCTGGCCTTGAGGGCATCTCCCTCTACATCAAGGATGTCAGCAACGTTATTGTCCGCAACTTGGCCATCTCGAAGGTTCTGGCCGACAATGGTGATGCCATCGGTATTCAGAAGGCTACCAATGTGTGGATTGACCACATGGATCTATCTTCCGATATGGACAATGGCAAGGA CTACTACGACGGTCTCTGCGACGTCACCCACGCCTCCGACTGGGTCACGATCTCCAACACCTACTTCCACGACCACTACAAGGTCTCCCTCGTCGGCCATTCCGACTCCAACGCCGACGAAGACACTGGTCACTTGACAG TAACCTACGCCAACAACTACTGGTCCAACACCAACTCCCGTATCCCCTCCATCCGCTTCGGCACCGCCCACATTTTCAACTCCTACTACGACTCCGCCGACACAGGTGTAAACACCCGCATGGGCGCCGAAGTCCTCGTCGAGAGCACCGTCTTCACTGGCGTCAAGTACCCCGTCTGCAGCAGGGACAGTGATGAGACGGGCTCGGCTGTGACAAAGGATGTGGACTTTGGCAGTGGCGAGAACACCGCTCCCAAGGGAAGCTTGACGAGCATGCCGTACAAATACACGCTGCTGGGCAGTGCGAAGGTTAAGGCTGCGGTTGTGGGGACTGCTGGTAACACTTTGACGTTGGGTTGA
- a CDS encoding Nucleoporin NUP82 — MAKILAQQPRWLDHGTPGYDFFQPNERHKSAQSDSTADAPLRRVAHRGSEVFVAVGNEIRWSHLSTLQEAGGGSATRHGRQASGQQPIHKVLRTPASRPIQQLSVSPSGHFIAVLTWHTCHVCILPPTEHLRFQDSQPIKLRSYQVGPTAHVLEQASLVSVLWHPLSPSGNALVTVTQDACVRLWELDQNNRSTFNEPALAVDLKKLANASSQREDLSASKYGTNKGFSPDDLEMELASSCFGGQGKDDEDGWSSMTLWVAMTEGDVYALCPFLPSKFIAPVTLLPSLSTSVVAKQKVFDQDRQVSDFDRLVANQQSSWLADLDQQEPTSIPGHYDVDVYSRPDRLSAIPRLQGPFQLSPDPDLGEITDIFAVAPKVNEEAYFDDEDDYDTLSSNDGLSIGIVCLAMSNNKVHICLNVEGVEAEWLPSKRSRAQYMNDLDATKALLLLESAELAAEHQGGNALAWPTFTASPTDRYEVFTTQPGGVFSLSFRPWVTALEDELSAPQPDGEGIGFRLNVIMESASTSVTAVNKSRVPLREINRSIAILDHLDSELGYIVLTLAQSQPLATILDLPVATSHALLPEAQATAGAFAAHVPRAPYHPDPAFDKPIALPDYISKWRQDSARGIGGDIKGQVRFSSDTLQKITKAHQVLSHDTHALGLAAADLYRRCESMMEEMKFQIERVKELSNRVNSVTGEDEFPDQSTAGPELVRGGKDKMEKRIEDRKEKTVAIRERVENLRRKMRNVGGKEMSAKERAFAEEVAKLERTILPEPRVPTSPGALLKMENSELTIRTESEDLDTEERDTIAGRFKAVEDVYKQLTSQAAEVQNELESRQKSATESRPTTPNAHGADFRQQKLAQVFALLDRETALIEAVGERLEKLQVASR; from the coding sequence ATGGCCAAGATCCTCGCCCAACAGCCGCGTTGGCTCGACCATGGCACGCCCGGCTACGACTTCTTCCAACCCAACGAGAGACACAAATCGGCACAGTCCGACTCGACAGCAGACGCGCCATTGAGGAGGGTCGCGCATCGAGGCAGTGAGGTGTTCGTCGCAGTCGGCAACGAGATCAGGTGGAGCCATCTCTCGACCTTACAAGAGGCCGGCGGCGGAAGCGCAACAAGACATGGACGCCAGGCATCTGGCCAACAGCCTATCCACAAAGTGCTGAGGACGCCGGCGTCGAGACCCATCCAGCAGCTCTCTGTCTCCCCCTCTGGACACTTCATTGCCGTGCTGACATGGCACACTTGCCACGTCTGCATTCTTCCACCCACCGAACACCTGCGCTTCCAGGACAGCCAGCCAATAAAGCTGCGCTCTTACCAAGTCGGTCCGACCGCACACGTACTCGAGCAAGCATCTCTGGTGAGCGTGCTCTGGCACCCGCTATCGCCGTCTGGGAACGCGTTGGTGACAGTCACACAAGATGCCTGTGTCAGATTGTGGGAGCTGGATCAAAACAACAGAAGTACCTTCAACGAGCCTGCCCTTGCCGTCGACCTCAAGAAGCTGGCCAACGCAAGCTCGCAGCGCGAAGACTTGAGTGCGAGCAAATATGGCACCAACAAAGGCTTCTCGCCTGACGATCTGGAGATGGAGCTTGCTTCCAGCTGTTTTGGCGGCCAAGGCAAAGACGATGAAGACGGCTGGTCAAGTATGACTCTGTGGGTGGCTATGACAGAAGGCGACGTCTACGCCCTATGTCCATTTCTGCCTTCAAAGTTCATCGCGCCCGTCACTTTACTTCCAAGTCTAAGCACTAGTGTGGTCGCGAAGCAGAAGGTGTTCGATCAAGATCGCCAAGTTTCAGATTTCGATCGATTGGTCGCGAACCAACAGAGTAGCTGGCTTGCCGACCTCGATCAGCAAGAGCCCACGTCTATTCCCGGCCACTACGATGTGGACGTATACTCCCGGCCGGATCGTCTCAGTGCCATACCTAGACTTCAAGGACCATTCCAGCTTTCGCCAGATCCTGATTTGGGAGAGATTACCGACATCTTCGCGGTCGCGCCTAAAGTTAACGAAGAGGCTTACTTCGATGATGAGGACGATTACGACACGCTGAGCAGCAACGACGGGTTGAGCATTGGCATTGTCTGCCTGGCGATGAGCAACAACAAAGTGCACATCTGTTTGAACGTTGAAGGCGTCGAAGCCGAATGGCTGCCATCGAAGCGGTCTCGAGCACAGTACATGAATGATCTTGATGCTACGAAGGCGCTGCTTCTGCTTGAGAGTGCTGAGCTCGCAGCTGAGCATCAAGGTGGCAATGCCCTTGCTTGGCCGACGTTCACAGCATCACCGACAGATCGATACGAGGTTTTCACTACGCAACCTGGTGGAGTCTTCAGCTTGTCCTTCCGGCCTTGGGTAACAGCTCTCGAGGACGAACTGTCTGCGCCGCAGCCGGACGGAGAAGGTATAGGCTTTCGATTGAATGTGATCATGGAGTCTGCCAGCACGAGCGTTACTGCCGTCAACAAGTCGCGGGTGCCTCTGCGGGAGATCAACAGGTCTATAGCCATCCTCGACCACCTTGACTCAGAGCTAGGCTATATCGTCTTGACTCTAGCACAGAGCCAGCCTCTGGCCACTATCCTGGACCTTCCTGTGGCAACAAGTCACGCGTTACTTCCTGAAGCGCAGGCTACAGCTGGCGCGTTTGCAGCTCATGTCCCACGCGCGCCGTACCACCCAGACCCGGCCTTCGACAAGCCGATCGCTTTACCAGATTACATCAGCAAATGGCGACAAGACAGTGCTCGTGGTATCGGCGGTGACATCAAGGGGCAGGTGAGATTCTCGTCGGACACACTGCAGAAGATCACCAAGGCGCATCAAGTTCTCAGCCATGACACGCATGCACTTGGTCTTGCAGCTGCGGACCTTTACAGACGCTGCGAGTCCATGATGGAGGAGATGAAGTTCCAGATTGAGCGAGTCAAGGAGTTGTCGAACCGCGTTAATAGTGTTACCGGTGAGGACGAGTTCCCAGATCAGTCGACCGCTGGACCAGAACTTGTGCGAGGAGGCAAGGACAAGATGGAGAAGAGGATAGAAGACAGGAAGGAGAAGACGGTTGCAATTCGCGAACGTGTCGAGAATCTACGCAGGAAGATGAGGAACGTTGGGGGCAAAGAAATGTCGGCAAAGGAGAGGGCTTTCGCGGAAGAGGTTGCCAAGCTCGAGAGGACGATTCTACCGGAGCCTCGAGTACCGACAAGTCCAGGCGCGCTCCTCAAAATGGAGAACAGCGAGCTTACGATCCGCACGGAATCGGAAGATCTGGATACGGAAGAGCGAGATACCATCGCTGGTCGCTTCAAGGCCGTCGAGGATGTGTATAAGCAGCTCACATCGCAAGCAGCCGAAGTGCAAAACGAGCTCGAGTCGCGGCAAAAGAGCGCGACCGAATCGCGGCCTACTACGCCCAATGCCCATGGCGCGGACTTTAGACAGCAGAAGTTGGCACAGGTCTTTGCGTTGTTGGACAGGGAGACGGCACTGATTGAGGCTGTTGGCGAGAGATTGGAGAAGCTACAAGTTGCGAGCAGATGA
- a CDS encoding Nuclear cap-binding protein subunit 2, translated as MPAFKFQHTVDRLDKPSSYTIGKNKKQKNRRGNPNDEPAEDRDRSENQPDIEDKLKHATTLYVGNLSFYTTEEQIHTLFSSCGEIKRLVMGLDRFSKTPCGFCFVEYYTHEDALDCLKYVGGTKLDERIIRADLDEGFAEGRQYGRGRSGGQVRDEYREEYDPGRGGYGRAVQQGDRYYADEYDR; from the exons ATGCCTGCCTTCAAGTTCCAGCACACCGTCGACCGCCTCGACAAGCCATCCTCCTATACCATTGGCAAG AACAAGAAGCAGAAGAACAGACGCGGCAACCCCAACGACGAGCCCGCCGAAGACCGCGACCGCAGCGAGAACCAGCCAGACATCGAAGACAAGCTGAAGCATGCGACCACACTCTACGTAGGCAACTTGTCCTTCTACACCACCGAGGAGCAGATCCACACCCTGTTCAGCTCCTGCGGCGAAATCAAGCGTCTGGTCATGGGACTGGATCGCTTCAGCAAGACGCCCTGCGGCTTCTGCTTCGTCGAGTACTACACACACGAGGACGCGCTCGACTGCCTCAAGTACGTCGGCGGCACCAAGCTGGACGAGCGCATCATCAGAGCAGATCTGGACGAAGGCTTTGCTGAGGGCAGGCAGTACGGACGGGGCCGAAGCGGCGGACAAGTGCGTGACGAGTACCGTGAAGAGTATGATCCAGGACGAGGTGGATACGGCAGAGCTGTGCAGCAGGGTGATCGTTACTACGCCGACGAGTATGACCGATGA